A genomic segment from Triticum dicoccoides isolate Atlit2015 ecotype Zavitan chromosome 1A, WEW_v2.0, whole genome shotgun sequence encodes:
- the LOC119288086 gene encoding alpha-1,3-arabinosyltransferase XAT2-like produces the protein MKAVERAKLVRSLRQESRRLRLLVLVIGFFLVTLTFVVLSKPDALLFNLNGRLSVDDAPRSLLIRQATDATADPDQRSAAAAAQDPKPLDDFEDAEANANANAKATPKDSEEKSALTVRDPQQSAKKGPEPRLLGSSGGEGEKKKGHRKVTLPTVSNYTIRDAEDGDNAKQQQGSKPETETKLEMVAGKGDGSQQQDWDTAEWESKPLCDFSNFRANVCEMRGNIRIHPNASSVMYMEPASSKRNELWKLKPYPRKGDELCLSKVTELTVKSSKVAPECTKYHNVPVVVFALTGYTGNLFHDFTDALVPLFTTASEFNGEVQFLITDMAIWWTRKYHVVFKKLSNYPLIDFNKDTDVHCAKHAIVGLHAYMEFTIDPSKAPHNYTMVDFNRFMRRTYELPREAVSALGEIPKAKPRLLIISRQRTRMFLNLPEIIAMAEGLGFEVVVEEANVSSDLSQFSKVVNSVDVMMGVHGAGLTNCVFLPHNATLIQIVPWGGIEGVCRIDFGDPAEQMGLRYKQYSIAVHESSLTDQYPLDHEIFKNPLAFHKGFEFIKETFMDKQNVRLDCNRFRPVLLQTLDLLNQ, from the exons ATGAAGGCGGTGGAGCGGGCGAAGCTGGTGCGGAGCCTGCGGCAGGAGTCGCGGCGCCTGCGCCTGCTCGTGCTCGTCATCGGCTTCTTCCTCGTCACCCTCACCTTCGTCGTCCTCTCCAAGCCCGACGCCCTGCTCTTCAACC TGAACGGCCGGCTGTCGGTGGACGACGCGCCGCGCTCGCTCCTGATCCGCCAGGCCACCGACGCCACCGCCGACCCCGAccagagatccgccgccgccgccgcccaggacCCCAAGCCGCTGGACGACTTCGAGGACGCCGAGGCCAACGCCAACGCCAACGCCAAAG CGACCCCCAAAGATTCGGAGGAGAAGAGCGCGCTCACCGTCCGCGATCCTCAGCAGAGCGCCAAAAAGGGGCCTGAACCCCGGCTGTTAG GCAGTAGTGGAGGCGAAGGGGAGAAGAAGAAAGGGCATCGCAAGGTCACCCTCCCAACCGTCTCTAATTATACCATCCGTGACGCCGAGGACGGCGACAATGCCAAGCAGCAGCAAG GTAGCAAACCGGAAACAGAAACTAAGCTTGAGATGGTCGCCGGCAAAGGCGACGGATCTCAGCAACAAG ATTGGGATACCGCGGAATGGGAGAGCAAGCCGCTTTGTGATTTCTCAAACTTCAGAGCTAATGTCTGCGAGATGCGGGGCAACATCAGGATTCACCCGAACGCGAGTTCGGTGATGTACATGGAACCTGCCAGCTCAAAGAGAAACGAGCTATGGAAACTTAAGCCCTACCCTCGTAAAGGTGATGAGCTCTGCCTCAGCAAAGTTACAGAGCTGACGGTGAAATCAAGCAAGGTGGCACCTGAGTGCACCAAGTACCACAATGTGCCCGTCGTGGTCTTTGCTCTGACTGGATACACTGGAAACCTGTTTCACGACTTCACCGACGCGCTTGTCCCCCTCTTCACGACGGCAAGCGAGTTCAACGGCGAGGTCCAGTTCCTCATCACAGATATGGCTATTTGGTGGACAAGGAAGTACCATGTGGTGTTTAAGAAGCTGTCCAACTACCCCCTGATCGATTTCAACAAGGACACTGACGTGCATTGCGCCAAGCATGCCATTGTTGGCCTTCATGCTTACATGGAGTTCACCATTGACCCCTCCAAGGCTCCTCACAACTACACCATGGTGGATTTCAACAGATTCATGCGCAGGACGTATGAGTTGCCGAGGGAGGCCGTGTCTGCGCTCGGCGAGATCCCCAAGGCCAAGCCGAGGCTGCTCATCATCTCGAGGCAGAGAACAAGAATGTTCCTCAACCTCCCGGAGATCATCGCAATGGCCGAGGGGCTGGGTTTCGAGGTCGTGGTTGAAGAAGCCAATGTGAGCTCCGACCTCTCCCAGTTCTCCAAGGTGGTGAACTCTGTGGATGTGATGATGGGCGTCCATGGCGCCGGGCTCACGAACTGTGTCTTCCTACCACACAACGCCACGCTGATCCAGATCGTGCCGTGGGGCGGCATAGAAGGCGTGTGCCGGATCGATTTCGGCGACCCGGCGGAGCAGATGGGCCTGCGGTACAAGCAGTACAGCATCGCCGTGCACGAGAGCAGCCTCACCGACCAGTACCCGCTGGACCATGAGATCTTCAAGAACCCGCTGGCTTTCCACAAGGGGTTCGAGTTCATCAAGGAGACCTTCATGGACAAGCAGAACGTCAGGCTTGACTGCAACCGGTTCAGGCCTGTGCTGCTGCAGACCCTTGATCTGCTAAACCAATAA
- the LOC119288075 gene encoding pentatricopeptide repeat-containing protein At4g39530-like: MLRSLPILLLHSALSCKPTPSRLLSSSFAAAAAAATGSIARGGGAHGTVSAVLEIVGPIELLLPSSEARLYVRLLRRCALDALAAGAGAVHGHVLKRGFAPDTLVSNVLIDTYAKGGSLAACRHLFDEMPHRDVASWCTVISAHASRGLWVDAIGVFKGLLSSEVKPNRFVISATLNACSRSGVMELGLMVHGLVIKSGLGVDRFVEVGFVDMYAKCGNVGCSFRFFSEIPVKSSVAWNAVISGFIENGCVVEAAELCKDMHRVGIAMDVVTLRLAAGVAAFLRMFELCRNVHVYALKVGLGRDCYVLSELVKSAGRVGDTQYIGQLVAAARRRDASLYSLAISGYHSNGCQDEAVKLVEHLLSSGLSLREGDLVTVLDVCHIKEEVQQVHAYTLKSGCFSYINVCNALISVYSEIGSLMHAEAIFKTSESRDVVSWAAVMAGCVKNLQFEKAFGYFRGLRNSGALLDQHCVATIINSCTGLEDMDKGEQIHALALKVGILVADFVSASLVNMYAKCHHIKCAAELFSHTPFPRNLVLTNAMLSGYCWNLMPEKALLLFCSEYRSGLHPDHFTCSTVLSACTDIGAKEAGEQVHGYLVKIGSEYMDAIVGNAIIDLYVKCGCIASACSFFHSMRSWSINSYAMLMLGYIQNRCSDEALHLFSKMQHSGLRANRVTFARILRGCADLCAIDLGRQVHASIVKMGLISDVYVANALVGMYKRSDGLMEPRRDSQEILAGNGPEQNTEDSCYSEQRDGSSDLEEIGLFTLEEEKNHEAYADVRNISIGAASQYYGTPLPIHVVGQELRMNTIMWSGRNEKGSESNVFLDTQYQGNRGGSHKLFSLLHVHSTGSDQFVLVVFIDNSLKIEDTRFVNTELIRSGVAPALGIPP, from the coding sequence ATGTTACGGTCTCTCCCCATTCTACTCCTCCACTCCGCGCTCTCCTGCAAGCCGACCCCATCTAggctcctctcctcctccttcgccgccgccgccgcggctgcCACCGGCTCCATTGCGCGGGGCGGCGGGGCGCATGGCACCGTCTCGGCCGTGCTGGAGATCGTGGGGCCCATCGAGCTCCTCTTGCCGTCCTCCGAGGCGCGCCTCTACGTGCGCCTCCTGCGCCGCTGCGCGCTCGACGCgctcgccgccggcgccggcgccgtccaCGGGCACGTCCTCAAGCGTGGCTTCGCCCCCGACACGCTCGTCTCCAACGTCCTGATCGACACCTACGCCAAGGGCGGCTCCCTGGCGGCCTGCCGCcacctgttcgacgaaatgcctcACAGGGACGTGGCGTCCTGGTGCACCGTCATCTCCGCGCACGCCAGCCGGGGCCTCTGGGTTGATGCCATCGGGGTGTTCAAGGGGCTGTTGTCCTCTGAGGTGAAGCCAAACCGGTTTGTCATCTCGGCGACGCTGAATGCATGTTCCAGGTCTGGTGTCATGGAGCTGGGGCTCATGGTACATGGATTGGTGATCAAGTCTGGATTGGGTGTTGATAGGTTTGTGGAGGTTGGATTCGTCGATATGTATGCGAAATGTGGCAATGTAGGCTGCTCTTTTAGGTTCTTCAGTGAAATTCCGGTGAAGAGCTCAGTTGCTTGGAATGCAGTGATTTCAGGTTTTATTGAGAATGGCTGTGTTGTGGAGGCTGCTGAGCTTTGCAAGGATATGCATAGAGTTGGCATTGCAATGGATGTGGTGACATTGAGGTTAGCTGCTGGCGTCGCTGCTTTTCTTAGAATGTTTGAGCTTTGCAGGAATGTTCATGTTTATGCACTTAAAGTGGGGTTGGGAAGAGATTGTTATGTTCTGTCTGAGCTGGTTAAGTCAGCCGGGAGGGTAGGTGATACGCAGTACATTGGACAGCTTGTTGCTGCAGCTAGAAGGCGTGATGCATCTTTGTATTCTTTAGCTATATCAGGCTATCACTCAAATGGTTGCCAGGATGAAGCAGTGAAGCTAGTTGAACATCTTCTTTCTTCAGGCCTCAGTTTAAGGGAAGGGGATCTGGTCACCGTTCTAGATGTTTGTCATATCAAAGAGGAAGTTCAGCAAGTGCATGCTTATACATTGAAATCTGGATGCTTCAGTTATATTAATGTATGTAATGCTCTTATATCGGTATACTCTGAAATAGGATCATTGATGCATGCTGAAGCAATCTTCAAAACTTCAGAGTCACGAGATGTTGTATCATGGGCTGCAGTCATGGCAGGCTGTGTCAAGAACCTCCAATTTGAAAAAGCATTTGGTTATTTTAGAGGGTTAAGAAATTCTGGAGCACTATTAGATCAGCACTGTGTTGCTACTATCATAAATTCATGCACAGGACTTGAAGACATGGATAAGGGAGAGCAGATTCACGCTCTGGCTCTTAAAGTTGGGATATTGGTTGCTGACTTTGTTAGTGCTTCCCtagtgaacatgtatgcaaaatgccaTCATATTAAGTGTGCTGCTGAGCTTTTCTCCCACACACCTTTTCCGAGAAATCTAGTTTTAACTAATGCGATGCTCTCGGGGTATTGCTGGAATTTAATGCCAGAGAAAGCTCTTCTGCTCTTCTGCAGTGAATATCGTTCTGGTCTGCACCCTGATCATTTCACTTGCTCAACTGTTCTCAGTGCATGCACTGATATAGGAGCAAAGGAGGCTGGTGAACAGGTTCATGGCTATCTTGTAAAGATTGGTTCTGAATACATGGATGCCATTGTTGGAAATGCTATCATAGACCTTTATGTCAAGTGTGGATGCATTGCCAGTGCTTGTAGTTTTTTCCATAGCATGAGAAGTTGGAGCATAAATTCATATGCAATGCTAATGTTGGGCTACATTCAGAACAGATGTAGTGATGAAGCTCTTCATCTTTTCTCCAAAATGCAGCACAGTGGATTGCGTGCAAACCGTGTTACCTTTGCAAGGATTTTGCGTGGATGTGCTGACCTATGTGCTATTGATTTAGGGAGACAAGTGCATGCTTCTATTGTAAAGATGGGTTTGATCTCTGATGTATATGTCGCAAATGCACTTGTAGGAATGTATAAAAGATCTGACGGTTTGATGGAACCAAGAAGAGACTCTCAAGAAATTTTGGCAGGAAATGGTCCAGAACAGAATACTGAAGATAGCTGCTATTCAGAACAAAGGGATGGAAGTAGCGACCTTGAAGAAATTGGGCTGTTTACGTTGGAAGAAGAGAAAAATCATGAAGCTTATGCTGATGTGCGGAATATTTCTATTGGTGCTGCTTCTCAGTACTACGGAACTCCACTTCCCATCCATGTGGTTGGACAGGAACTTAGGATGAACACTATCATGTGGAGTGGAAGAAATGAGAAGGGCAGTGAAAGCAATGTTTTTCTAGATACACAATATCAGGGAAACAGAGGTGGATCTCACAAGCTGTTTAGCTTGTTACACGTGCACAGCACTGGATCTGACCAATTCGTCCTAGTTGTCTTCATTGACAATAGCCTTAAGATAGAGGATACAAGATTTGTTAATACCGAGTTAATAAGATCTGGTGTTGCACCAGCACTCGGCATTCCTCCTTGA